The DNA region CGTTAACCTTTGGTGCGGTGATTATTTTAGCGTCTATTCTTATTGCAAGTTACTACTCAAAAGCCATGAAAAATAAAAGTGCCGATAATTAAAATAGCGATAAGTTATCACCGGGCTGTAATTCATCGACCGGCTCAGCACAGTCGGCAATATCCTGAGAAACATTCTTAACCGTTTCTGCGACTCGGAAATGATGCATACCCGAGTATTCTCGAGAAGAAAGTAACGGCAACATCGAGTCCTTTGAAGAGTCACTTAGCCACTGCTCCCAAAAGGCTTGAGGAATAATAATTGGCATACGATGGTGAATTGGTGAAACTAATTGGTTTGCTGCGGTTGTTAAAATACAAAAATTTAAAGAACCGCTTTTAGAATTTTCGAATGGTTCATCTTCAACCGACGGTCCTTCAAACGCCGTCCATAGACCAGCCATCATAAACGCCGCTTTATCGTGATGTTCAAACAAATGCCATGGACGATTTCTTTGCGTTGCGCTGCCTTTTGGTTCATAAAAGCCATCAGCAGGAATTAAACATCGCTTCGTATGAGCCGACGTTGCAAACATTTTGCTTTCGAATACAGTTTCAGAACGCGCGTTTATCTTACTAAATGATGCTTTTGACCAGCTGGGGCGAAAACCCCATTGCATAGTGGCTACTCGCGGTGACTGTGCATCCCAATAGATCACGGTTGCTCGTTGAGAAGGTGCAATATTAAACCTTGCAGTAAAGGGCTGAATGTCTTCCCAATAATCTTTCCACTGACTATGAGTTGCCCAGTCTGGTTTCTCTCTTAGTAAATAGCGTCCACACATTTTTGATGCACTTACCTTTCAATCACTTGCTTTTTCCCTTGGTCATCAACGCTAACAAAGGTAACTCGTGTTTCAAACAACAAAGGGCTTGCTGA from Pleionea litopenaei includes:
- a CDS encoding SOS response-associated peptidase gives rise to the protein MCGRYLLREKPDWATHSQWKDYWEDIQPFTARFNIAPSQRATVIYWDAQSPRVATMQWGFRPSWSKASFSKINARSETVFESKMFATSAHTKRCLIPADGFYEPKGSATQRNRPWHLFEHHDKAAFMMAGLWTAFEGPSVEDEPFENSKSGSLNFCILTTAANQLVSPIHHRMPIIIPQAFWEQWLSDSSKDSMLPLLSSREYSGMHHFRVAETVKNVSQDIADCAEPVDELQPGDNLSLF